A DNA window from Zingiber officinale cultivar Zhangliang chromosome 3A, Zo_v1.1, whole genome shotgun sequence contains the following coding sequences:
- the LOC122050482 gene encoding uncharacterized protein LOC122050482 codes for MNTIIAAVSKLKGCIRQIEELNPSGASEEDIMNRVQLLLLQDPNYSKGFKFGHVWSILQADYSPSYNLEKDVSSPSSPHVSSFNLNITDSDSGGTSTKRPIGVKKAKLKRKNEQQFSKMVSQNEELVAALDRSTNVAMFKEKNKILFKDSEYHC; via the exons ATGAATACTATCATTGCTGCTGTTTCCAAATTGAAGGGTTGCATACGACAAATCGAAGAATTGAATCCAAGTGGAGCATCAGAGGAAGATATT ATGAATCGTGTTCAATTGTTATTATTACAAGACCCTAATTACTCAAAGGGTTTCAAATTTGGACATGTGTGGAGCATTCTTCAAG CTGATTATTCTCCATCATATAATCTCGAGAAAGATGTTTCTTCACCTTCATCTCCACATGTCTCTTCGTTTAATCTTAACATCACTGATTCAGACAGTGGTGGTACTTCAACTAAACGACCTATTGGGGTGAAGAAAGcaaaattgaagagaaagaaTGAACAACAATTCAGTAAAATGGTTTCACAGAATGAAGAACTTGTTGCAGCGTTAGATCGAAGTACCAATGTTGCTATGTTcaaggaaaagaataaaattttattcaaagaCAGTGAATACCATTGTTGA